The following proteins are co-located in the Diorhabda carinulata isolate Delta chromosome 4, icDioCari1.1, whole genome shotgun sequence genome:
- the LOC130892791 gene encoding G patch domain-containing protein 4 → MDFARKQLEKYGWSEGKGLGKNEDGISVALKPKLKFDNTGVGHNVGEQFTNNWWEKIFNNASDNIDIEIDNKEIRMKLKSPDAVEITTKGYSVRDFKRNSNLEYGSFLKTSKLSGNSMEHYEVPKLNENKNSFQSLTDEELFAACGGRTAHKGARHGLKLSGKLSRIEKQEKLLLKKMKKISLSDSNQEKVCMEKKLKKIKKQKEQNQEKYTPIVEDSMESTSSNGLIKKKKRKNVSFSETVTVAPIYNVEVDTSFESEGGSTRDYRNETQTEAVASGSDEGIEQDMKNNNNEYSDNHRSFEVGQFNINDLSKAERKKLKKKRKLEAKQNTSTGLFLQKLHSDESDTKNQMDGCDEEEKFVNIKKRKHSVTKMDQHDKHKKKKNKRKKQKKMENILSIMRSNSTQKINSIVESLNTSCRISDNE, encoded by the exons ATGGATTTCGCTCGTAAGCAGTTAGAAAAATACGGTTGGTCTGAAG gTAAAGGTTTGGGTAAAAACGAAGATGGAATATCAGTGGCACTTAAACCAAAACTCAAATTCGATAACACAGGTGTAGGTCATAATGTAGGGGAACAATTCACGAATAATTGgtgggaaaaaatatttaataacgcATCTGATAATATAGATatcgaaattgataataaagaaattagAATGAAGCTCAAGTCTCCTGATGCAGTAGAGATTACAACAAAGGGGTATTCAGTTAGAGACTTCAAAAGGAATAGTAATTTGGAGTATGgttcgtttttaaaaacttcaaaattatcGGGGAATAGTATGGAACACTACGAAGTTcctaaattaaatgaaaataaaaacagtttccaATCGCTTACGGATGAAGAATTATTTGCAGCTTGTGGTGGAAGAACGGCTCATAAAGGAGCTCGTCACGGTTTAAAATTGA gtGGAAAGTTATCTAGGATTGAAAAACAGGAAAagttactattaaaaaaaatgaaaaaaatttctctatCAGATAGTAACCAAGAGAAAGtttgtatggaaaaaaaattgaagaaaataaaaaaacaaaaagaacaaaatcAAGAAAAGTATACGCCGATAGTGGAAGATAGTATGGAGAGTACTTCATCTAACGGACTcattaagaagaaaaaacgaaagaatGTGTCTTTCAGTGAGACCGTTACAGTAGCTCCGATTTATAACGTGGAAGTTGATACTAGTTTTGAAAGTGAAGGAGGTTCAACAAGAGACTACAGGAATGAAACACAAACTGAAGCCGTTGCTAGCGGTTCAGATGAAG GTATAGaacaagatatgaaaaataacaacaaCGAATACTCAGACAATCACAGGAGCTTCGAAGTTGGACAATTCAACATAAATGATCTCTCTAAAGCCGAAcggaagaaattgaagaagaaaaggaaactAGAAGCCAAACAGAATACTTCGACTGgtttatttctacaaaaactACATAGTGACGAATCAGATACTAAAAACCAAATGGACGGCtgtgatgaagaagaaaaattcgTTAATATCAAAAAGAGGAAACATTCGGTGACAAAAATGGATCAACACGACAAacacaagaaaaagaaaaacaagaggaagaaacagaagaaaatggaaaatatattatcCATTATGAGGTCGAATAGTACGCAAAAGATAAATTCCATAGTTGAATCATTGAATACTTCATGTCGCATATCTGATAACGAATAA
- the LOC130892194 gene encoding nucleoside diphosphate kinase yields the protein MIGILLYIFYFFVKTMAGNSERTFIMIKPDGVQRGLVGKIIKKFEQKGFRLVAMKFLWPSEELLQKHYADLSSKPFFPGLVKYMSSGPVVPMVWEGLGVVKTGRVLLGATNPADSAPGTIRGDLCIQVGRNICHGSDSVESANKEINLWFNEKELVQWTPAAKTWVYED from the exons ATGATCGGCattcttctatatattttttatttttttgttaaaacaatgGCTGGCAATTCAGAAAGAACTTTTATTATGATCAAACCCGATGGCGTCCAAAGGGGTCTTGTTggtaagataataaaaaaatttgaacagaAAGGCTTCCGTCTAGTAgcaatgaaatttttatgg CCTTCAGAAGAGCTTCTCCAAAAACATTATGCCGATCTATCAAGCAAACCATTTTTCCCTGGTCTAGTCAAGTATATGAGTTCTGGTCCAGTGGTACCAATGGTTTGGGAAGGTTTGGGGGTAGTCAAAACCGGTCGCGTCCTTCTTGGTGCAACTAACCCAGCCGACAGCGCCCCCGGGACCATCAGAGGGGATCTTTGCATTCAAGTTGGACGTAACATCTGCCACGGATCAGATTCCGTGGAATCcgcaaataaagaaattaatttgtggTTCAACGAGAAGGAATTAGTACAGTGGACACCGGCTGCTAAAACTTGGGTGTACGAAGATTGA
- the LOC130892188 gene encoding symplekin, with translation MEYDQELSDDEIVVQCINNCSFQNNPSERLANFYKVQELLLRKSPHLISKYLPNVLNFTTDKNADVKKALVGFIEELVKVREIFIPKLMLSLHMLLCDESIPVQKRVIQATITIYRKTLAWLCRSSTTTQDMEDAWKQLCTIKLEIANMIDSDNDGIRTSSVKFLECVVLLQTYPDENENKRPNDFSLDDVPLTLKIARRRRLEEEASNLFEVLIKFHGSPHISSANLLACIGVLSNIAKNRAEFMFRVVEALESLYNNLPPTLTTTQVSSVKKKLKTELSSLLKHPGSFDYHNTISKILLELGCSQSEINKMVPKSDERRKYNKRQLSSESLVVQHNSKRARLDENITNYVEMENNFDQQLTPQEINEQFILENLTLEKVVYLIVTNISKLPNQPPSEFIKEYAKYVESGNIGKIFLCNILAKQFTDAHVGPGKSTEKDKELENKKKIREDGDKEKPVSKKEKIKVLRIKTLKLQEITKPLDRDLKEKFMINTVERLLIPHRSANKTLHQKIITTLATCFSSVVRDRILAHLLKDLKSYVDIALAWLFEEYSIMQGFSRAPPLRKDGKLTDSYNLLLCSFINVSAMDTLIVSRLLLEAPLVTDDALEEVRIVCRDERRSGWALGLIRDLVIRKPPKQLLFLNTLLGYTTYENNVVRDHAIGHVLELHKRFDLRLVIEEFARMNLGFLKLPKPPESLCGLNQGRLKSENWSDDFIKACLLPYISLVPANETLIHDLAKIYVETGADIKRVILRLIDNPVRIMGMQSKDLLKLVEDCPKGSEPLITRIIHILTDKGAPTPELVAKVRDLYNTRISDVRFLIPVLNGLTKKEVMAALPKLIKLNPVVVREVFNRLLGIHGESPISPSELLVSLHLIDSTQADLKTVIKATSMCLQEKQVYTQEVLAVVLQQLMDQSPLPTLLMRTVLQGLSSYPRLSGFVMNILQRLILKKVWNQKVVWEGFIKCCQRTKPQSFAVLMQLPPLQLQEALNVCPDLRDPLREHLLTFTEAQRGHIPSATQEIILQTFPNPNEMMAMNMTGHIGIPTAVPPPMGVPAPMGVPAPVGVPPPLGVPAPAIPIAETPAVEEPSAPPQTEPLPPGME, from the exons ATGGAATATGACCAAGAGCTTTCCGATGATGAAATA gTAGTGCAGTGTATCAACAATtgttcatttcaaaataatccatCTGAAAGATTAGCCAATTTTTATAAGGTTCAAGAACTTCTTCTACGAAAAAGCCCCCatttaatttctaaatatctACCGAATGTTCTCAATTTCACAACAGATAAAAACGCTGATGTTAAAAAGGCTTTAGTTGGTTTTATAGAAGAATTAGT gaAAGTTAGGGAAATTTTCATACCGAAATTGATGTTGAGTCTACATATGCTTTTATGCGACGAATCTATACCCGTACAAAAACGTGTCATTCAAGCTACGATTACGATCTATAGAAAAACTTTAGCGTGGTTATGTAGATCTTCTACTACTACTCAAGACATGGAAGACGCCTGGAAACaactttgtacaataaaattagaaattgcCAATATGATAGACAGTGATAACGATGGTATTCGAACAAGTTCTGTCAAATTTTTAGAATGTGTGGTTTTATTACAAACTTATCCGGAcgaaaacgaaaacaaaagACCAAACGACTTTTCTTTAGATGATGTCCCACTTACATTGAAAATTGCAAGAAGAAGACGACTAGAAGAGGAAGCTAG TAATCTTTttgaagttttaataaaattccacGGATCTCCGCATATCAGCAGCGCCAATCTATTAGCTTGCATCGGTGTTTTATCTAATATTGCTAAAAATAGGGCTGAATTTATGTTTAGGGTAGTAGAAGCTTTAGAatcattatataataatttaccCCCAACTCTAACTACTACTCAAGTCAGTTCTGTTAAGAAAAAACTCAAAACTGAATTAAGTAGTTTGTTAAAACATCCGGGATCTTTCGATTATCACAATACAATTTCAAAGATTCTATTGGAATTGG GTTGTTCCCAatctgaaattaataaaatggtTCCGAAATCTGACGAACGgcgtaaatataataaaaggcAACTTTCGTCTGAGTCGTTAGTAGTTCAACATAACTCAAAGAGGGCTCGTTTGGACGAAAATATTACTAACTACGTCGAAATGGAAAACAACTTTGATCAGCAGCTGACGCCGCAGGAAATCAACGAAcaattcattttggaaaatttaacaTTAGAGAAAGTCGTTTACCTCATTGTTactaatatttctaaattaccAAATCAG CCCCCATccgaatttataaaagaatacgCAAAATATGTTGAATCTGGCaacattggtaaaatatttctttgcaACATATTGGCTAAGCAATTCACCGACGCACACGTAGGGCCCGGAAAATCGACTGAAAAAGACAaggaattggaaaataaaaagaaaatacgaGAAGATGGAGACAAGGAAAAG CCCGTTtccaaaaaggaaaaaataaaagtctTAAGGatcaaaacattgaaattaCAAGAGATCACCAAACCGTTAGACCGcgatttgaaagaaaaattcatgaTAAATACTGTCGAACGTTTGTTGATACCTCATAGATCCGCTAATAAGACGCTCCACCAAAAAATAATCACCACTTTAGCGACGTGCTTCAGTTCAGTTGTCAGAGATCGAATATTAGCACATCTCCTCAAAGATCTTAAATCATATGTAGACATAGCATTGGCTTGGTTATTTGAGGAGTACAGTATAATGCAG GGTTTTTCTAGGGCTCCTCCTCTTCGAAAAGACGGTAAATTAACAGACAGTTACAATTTGTTGTTATGTAGTTTCATCAATGTTTCGGCGATGGATACGTTAATTGTATCACGTTTACTTTTGGAAGCTCCTTTAGTTACCGACGACGCTTTGGAAGAAGTAAGAATCGTTTGTCGAGACGAGAGACGATCTG gttGGGCTTTAGGGCTTATAAGAGATTTGGTAATTAGAAAACCCCCGAAGCAACTGCTATTTTTGAACACCCTTCTAGGATATACAACGTACGAAAATAACGTAGTTCGAGATCACGCTATCGGTCACGTTTTAGAATTACACAAGAGATTCGATTTGAGATTGGTGATAGAAGAATTCGCTAGAATGAATTTGGGTTTTTTGAAGTTACCGAAACCTCCAGAAAGTTTGTGCGGTTTGAATCAAGGCAGATTAAAAAGCGAAAATTGGAGcgacgattttataaaagcttGTTTACTACCTTATATATCGTTAGTTCCCGCTAACGAAACCCTCATACACGATTTAGctaaa atatacgTCGAAACAGGAGCCGATATAAAACGTGTTATCCTCAGACTTATCGATAATCCCGTCAGAATTATGGGAATGCAATCGAAGGATTTGTTGAAATTGGTCGAGGATTGTCCTAAAGGATCGGAACCTCTCATCACTAGAATAATTCACATATTGACGGATAAAGGAGCACCTACTCCGGAACTTGTGGCAAAAGTTAGGGATCTATATAATACAAGAATATCCGATGTCAGATTTTTGATTCCTGTACTTAACGGACTCACAAAGAAAGAA GTAATGGCGGCAttaccaaaattgataaaattaaatccAGTTGTCGTACGGGAAGTGTTCAATAGACTGTTAGGTATACACGGTGAGAGTCCGATTAGTCCAAGTGAACTACTGGTGTCGCTGCATCTGATCGATTCCACCCAGGCGGATTTGAAAACGGTTATCAAGGCGACGTCTATGTGTTTGCAGGAAAAACAG gtTTATACTCAAGAGGTTCTAGCAGTGGTACTACAACAATTAATGGATCAATCCCCTCTACCGACTCTATTAATGAGAACCGTTCTCCAAGGTTTATCCAGCTATCCGAGATTATCCGGATTCGTGATGAACATTTTGCAGAGACTCATATTGAAGaaa GTTTGGAATCAAAAAGTGGTGTGGGAAGGGTTCATCAAATGTTGCCAACGCACTAAACCCCAAAGTTTCGCTGTTCTAATGCAGTTGCCACCGTTGCAACTACAAGAAGCATTGAACGTTTGTCCCGACTTGAGGGATCCCCTTCGAGAACATTTGTTGACGTTCACCGAAGCCCAAAGAGGACACATTCCATCGGCTACACAAGAAATTATACTACAAACTTTCCCCAACCCCAACGAAATGATGGCTATGAATATGACCGGCCATATTGGGATACCTACAGCGGTACCTCCGCCTATGGGTGTACCGGCACCGATGGGGGTTCCTGCGCCTGTTGGAGTACCTCCTCCGTTAGGGGTTCCAGCACCTGCAATACCAATTGCAGAGACTCCG gCTGTAGAAGAACCTAGTGCACCACCTCAAACGGAACCTCTACCTCCGGGAATGGAATAA
- the LOC130892189 gene encoding coiled-coil domain-containing protein 39-like — translation MSVNIEEILKHLGWTDGFQIPIANAENKALEEELAKLSLRKQKCKTSLDIVNNRFQALNEHFKYVSQENEQTQKLITAHKQHYDALENAYHTTKAENQNTIRAIKTNTNQLKESEEMQNQRKNDLIKQVAKADKLKAEMDWDAEALKAWEEALKKRDEDIELLRKFFKDDDRKFNQLEAKRQHLQAELATMRGKVAKLAVNSDNCEHMIERSGKVIKQLTVERDALINQWKDTVKMLQQRDNDIIRTQEEMYHVQEMIQKQEEKLEQENKFLENEKRNNRNLELEIQEANNVNSKLRREMADLYQMLLLMNTDYHTLKRQVSAAAHHLKNERLKAKRMDEVFAEKEVLCAKYADEVAILEDKLHETKNCAMTSEDRIKRIEKMIEHEEKLYNISLADTEKTNGVLFRSEQQLKEQKALGKNLEIEINTGACTTAQLRKHIQSERKELDRIKEVVYEMEFRIDECEKKLYELSDVKFVEISEEKQQKIQELEKTLSDHKELQHSLQNQVDRLREEMRRLTTVIAADKEVLEALENKCENFLLVYEISQKQIAAAKKSIQEKQVEENMMRLRINQIEKDKKKEEKQIFNLEKFRLNLDQAMKERQLEINTQKMILQTKKRNLEEDKGRLKADISLRKLKIDQYQKKYHLALTGLGKDEEGQTMSVTHFKIKNAQEKFFLQQEGDELDKKIKTAEKEIVALENTLKIINITNNSFKNSLSPVKDTDPEIKDMKELQDQLKAANNELKLHKTELAAKQKEFSELEQQFQTLEGEVQQHEQVVQNLEDEIFNVKKQELDKTEKLKRVECELKKLVKQLDKKDKQDLYKYNRDFEIRHLQETNKRVLDQFREFTITYPEMSPMITKYLTENNLELPENKKTPSSYSTLSTPSLCNSTEIQNTQRSTASRDSSSSNVSLNKIELALKI, via the exons atgtcAGTGAATATAGAGGAGATACTCAAACATTTGGGTTGGACGGACGGTTTTCAAATACCGATCGCGAATGCCGAAAATAAGGCGTTGGAAGAAGAATTAGCCAAACTCAGTTTACGTAAACAGAAATGTAAAACGAGTTTGGACATTGTCAACAATAGATTTCAAGCATTAAACGAACATTTCAAATACGTTTCACAGGAAAATGAACAGACGCAg aAACTCATCACGGCGCATAAACAACATTACGACGCTTTGGAAAACGCTTATCATACTACTAAAGCggaaaatcaaaatacaataCGCGCTATCAAAACCAATACAAACCAATTGAAAGAATCCGAGGAAATGCAGAATCAACGGAAAAATGATCTCATTAAACAAGTCGCTAAAGCTGATAAACTTAAAGCGGAAATGGATTGGGATGCGGAAGCTTTGAAAGCTTGGGAAGAAGCGTTGAAAAAACGAGACGAAGACATCGAATTATTGAGGAAGTTTTTCAAGGACGATGATAGGAAATTTAACCAGCTCGAAGCTAAAAGGCAGCATCTTCAAGCGGAACTTGCGACGATGAGGGGGAAAGTGGCTAAATTGGCGGTCAACAGTGACAACTGTGAACACATGATAGAAAGATctg GAAAGGTTATCAAACAATTGACAGTCGAAAGGGACGCCCTCATAAACCAATGGAAAGACACGGTGAAGATGCTGCAGCAGAGAGACAACGATATAATTAGAACCCAAGAGGAAATGTATCACGTACAAGAGATGATACAGAAACAGGAAGAGAAACTcgaacaagaaaataaatttttggaaaacgaaaaaagaaataacCGGAATCTGGAATTGGAAATACAGGAAGCCAATAACGTTAACTCGAAATTGAGACGGGAGATGGCGGATTTGTATCAGATGTTGTTGTTGATGAACACAGAC TATCACACTTTAAAACGACAAGTCAGCGCCGCTGCACACCACCTTAAAAATGAACGTCTCAAAGCCAAAAGGATGGACGAAGTTTTCGCGGAAAAAGAAGTTTTGTGCGCCAAATACGCCGACGAAGTCGCAATTCTCGAAGATAAATTACacgaaacaaaaaattgtgcaaTGACGTCCGAAGATCGAATAAAACGAATCGAAAAAATGATCGAACACGAAGAAAAACTGTACAACATCAGCTTGGCCGACACCGAAAAAACCAACGGCGTACTTTTCAGATCCGAACAGCaattaaaagaacaaaaagccctaggaaaaaatttggaaatagaaATTAACACCGGAGCTTGTACGACTGCGCAGTTAAGGAAACACATTCAATCCGAACGGAAGGAATTGGATAGAATCAAAGAAGTTGTTTACGAAATG GAATTTCGAATCGACGAATGCGAGAAGAAGCTTTACGAGCTGTCTGACGTGAAATTCGTGGAAATTTCCGaggaaaaacaacaaaaaatccaagaattagaaaaaacgtTATCGGATCATAAAGAG CTTCAACATTCGCTCCAAAATCAAGTGGATCGATTACGCGAGGAAATGCGGAGATTAACCACTGTCATAGCCGCCGATAAAGAAGTACTGGAAGCGTTGGAAAACAAATGCGAAAATTTCCTTTTGGTGTACGAGATCAGTCAAAAACAAATAGCTGCCGCTAAAAAATCCATTCAAGAAAAACAAGTCGAGGAAAATATGATGAGACTCCGgataaatcaaattgaaaaagacAAGAAGAAAGAGgagaaacaaattttcaatttggaGAAATTTCGATTGAATCTAGATCAG GCGATGAAAGAGCGACAACTAGAAATAAATAcccaaaaaatgattttgcaAACGAAAAAACGAAACTTGGAAGAGGACAAGGGACGATTGAAAGCCGATATTTCCCTAAGGAAATTAAAAATCGATCAGTACCAAAAAAAATACCATCTGGCGTTAACCGGTTTAGGAAAAGACGAAGAAGGTCAAACGATGTCCGTAAcgcatttcaaaataaaaaatgctcaGGAGAAATTCTTCCTTCAACAAGAAGGTGACGAGCTggacaaaaagataaaaaccGCCGAAAAGGAGATAGTAGCACTGgagaatactttgaaaattataaatattaccaATAATTCGTTTAAGAACAGCCTTTCTCCTGTTAAAGACACCG ATCCGGAAATAAAAGACATGAAAGAATTACAAGACCAATTGAAAGCTGCGAATAATGAACTGAAATTACATAAAACTGAACTAGCTGCAAAACAAAAGGAATTTAGCg aattggAACAACAGTTTCAAACGTTAGAGGGCGAAGTACAACAACACGAACAGGTTGTGCAAAATTTGGAAGACGAAATTTTTAACGTCAAAAAACAAGAACTGGATAAAACTGAAAAGTTAAAAAGAGTCGAATGCGAACTAAAAAAACTTGTAAAGCAACTAGATAAAAAAGATAAACaagatttatacaaatataac AGAGACTTTGAAATTCGTCATTTACAAGAAACGAACAAGAGAGTTTTGGACCAGTTCAGGGAATTTACGATAACCTATCCCGAAATGTCACCGATGATAACGAAATATCTAACggaaaataatttggaattgcCCGAAAATAAAAAGACTCCCAGTAGTTATTCTACTCTATCGACACCGAGTTTATGTAATTCCACCGAAATACAGAACACTCAGAGATCCACTGCTTCGCGCGATtccagtagttcaaatgtatcaTTGAATAAAATCGAACTCGCTTTGAAAATCTAA
- the LOC130892191 gene encoding spermatogenesis-associated protein 6 produces the protein MSRKGFLVKVEFDVQKVTCPGVWLCSNGKVSLQIHMFGSAVQTRNCKPAFPLIIYEKFVFSKIFHQDRRLNELQRRLNNEWFYVELIQWKSCDEGRVLATFRTTLDELLYPTSFRNSIMGVNIDLLMESSEIFPGKLAPKLEISTKTTVEETIFDSDCQHSNVTLINPKAIFCKPLSDENKGVPRKVCHSVGFSRAQRNIPTKKKKSRPPFKYSKVSDDLILRNNPNIVLRSEYQVANKKKPRCCYCTNRVVRPCTECDCKFEGTSHEKSCAVCSLYDGYFTETSAAASDKPHNISTDYESKKLCDFCKKDYKNIGKYHVTSKDGFPCDSDSDFSERSRKICLCLPGNRTTSLAQQLHERLSRTLDANSRVLQHCVDCRT, from the coding sequence ATGTCCCGAAAAGGTTTTTTGGTGAAAGTCGAGTTCGACGTGCAAAAAGTTACGTGTCCGGGAGTGTGGTTGTGTTCGAACGGAAAAGTTTCTTTGCAAATACACATGTTCGGATCTGCCGTGCAGACGAGAAACTGCAAACCCGCATTTCCTTTGATAATTTAcgaaaaattcgtattttccaAGATTTTCCATCAAGACAGAAGATTGAACGAATTACAGAGACGTCTCAATAACGAGTGGTTCTACGTCGAATTGATACAATGGAAATCTTGCGACGAGGGCCGCGTCCTCGCCACGTTCAGGACAACTTTAGACGAATTGTTGTACCCTACGTCCTTCAGAAATTCAATTATGGGAGTAAATATTGACCTTTTAATGGAAAGCAGCGAGATATTTCCTGGGAAATTGGCACCGAAGCTAGAAATTAGTACGAAAACAACTGTAGAAGAAACAATATTCGATTCGGATTGTCAACATTCCAATGTTACCTTAATCAACCCCAAAGCAATTTTTTGTAAACCGTTATCCGATGAAAATAAAGGGGTACCCAGAAAAGTATGTCATTCCGTTGGGTTTAGCAGAGCTCAGAGAAATATACcgacgaagaagaagaaatcgcGACCACCTTTTAAATATTCCAAAGTTTCCGACGACCTCATATTACGTAATAATCCCAATATTGTGTTGAGATCAGAATATCAAGTTGCAAACAAGAAAAAACCTCGTTGTTGTTATTGTACGAATCGGGTAGTACGGCCCTGTACAGAATGCGATTGCAAATTCGAGGGGACGTCCCACGAGAAATCATGCGCAGTGTGTTCCCTTTATGACGGATATTTTACCGAAACCAGCGCCGCCGCATCCGATAAACCGCATAACATTTCAACCGATTACGAATCGAAAAAATTATgcgatttttgtaaaaaagattataaaaatatcggTAAATATCACGTGACGTCCAAAGATGGTTTTCCTTGTGATTCGGACAGCGATTTTTCGGAGAGaagtagaaaaatatgtttgtgtTTACCGGGAAATCGGACGACATCTTTGGCACAACAATTACACGAAAGATTATCTAGAACTCTTGACGCTAATAGCAGGGTGTTGCAACATTGCGTCGATTGTAGaacgtaa